A DNA window from Methylobacterium sp. NMS14P contains the following coding sequences:
- a CDS encoding response regulator transcription factor, with translation MSAARASADRPAGRDGPRGLDAVLIVDDHPVVRRGFRHLAEDAGVRAVHEAADVVSGYRTFHRHRPGLVVTDLGFRDQGLSGLSLIRRVRALEPATRILAFSMHDDPVIVARAIEGGAHGFVLKDTAVTRFHEALATVSAGRSYLPHEVATKIAMLNAGLLESPLARLTAREVQVLSLLGAGKSNEAIADSLSMSQRSVSAVVSGMKQKLGAGSLADLLRIALSRDGRSV, from the coding sequence GTGAGCGCCGCCCGGGCCTCGGCCGACCGCCCGGCGGGGCGGGACGGGCCGCGCGGTCTCGACGCGGTGCTGATCGTCGACGACCACCCGGTCGTGCGGCGCGGCTTCCGCCACCTCGCGGAGGATGCCGGCGTCCGGGCGGTCCACGAGGCCGCGGACGTGGTGTCGGGCTACCGCACCTTCCACCGCCACCGGCCCGGGCTGGTGGTGACGGACCTCGGCTTCCGCGACCAGGGCCTGTCGGGCCTGTCGCTGATCCGCCGGGTGCGGGCCCTGGAGCCGGCGACCCGGATCCTCGCCTTCAGCATGCACGACGACCCGGTGATCGTCGCCCGCGCCATCGAGGGCGGGGCGCACGGCTTCGTCCTGAAGGACACGGCGGTGACGCGCTTCCACGAGGCGCTGGCGACCGTCTCGGCCGGCCGCAGCTACCTGCCGCACGAGGTCGCGACCAAGATCGCCATGCTGAATGCCGGGCTCTTGGAATCGCCCCTCGCGCGCCTGACCGCGCGGGAGGTTCAGGTGCTGTCGCTGCTGGGGGCGGGCAAGTCGAACGAGGCGATCGCCGACAGCCTGTCGATGAGCCAACGGAGCGTGTCGGCCGTCGTCTCGGGCATGAAGCAGAAGCTCGGCGCCGGCAGCCTCGCCGACCTCCTGCGCATCGCCCTGTCGCGGGACGGGCGCTCGGTGTGA
- a CDS encoding MxaH protein codes for MSRAGRIRIASGLVLLALGACDRGSDERADEAGAVVATTAEGTLPAWLAPTDGTDPARWLAGREAGQALPADDPRVRAMATALAGARDGFIEDPRMIANRTVQLGQMLAEAGTGEGYGAILDGLGGIAAGRGRRKSLYGEMCQHYYNARMQGADHAAALARLAAPHPVREGAP; via the coding sequence ATGAGCCGCGCCGGCCGCATCCGGATCGCGTCCGGCCTGGTCCTGCTGGCCCTCGGCGCCTGCGACCGCGGGTCGGACGAGCGCGCGGACGAGGCCGGCGCGGTGGTCGCCACCACCGCCGAGGGCACCCTGCCGGCCTGGCTCGCGCCGACCGACGGGACCGACCCGGCCCGCTGGCTCGCGGGCCGCGAGGCCGGGCAGGCCCTGCCGGCCGACGATCCCCGCGTGCGCGCGATGGCGACGGCGCTGGCCGGGGCCCGCGACGGCTTCATCGAGGACCCGCGCATGATCGCCAACCGCACCGTCCAGCTCGGCCAGATGCTGGCCGAGGCCGGCACCGGCGAGGGGTACGGCGCGATCCTCGACGGTCTCGGCGGCATCGCGGCGGGGCGCGGCCGCCGCAAGAGCCTCTACGGTGAGATGTGCCAGCACTACTACAACGCCCGGATGCAGGGGGCCGACCATGCGGCCGCGCTGGCGCGCCTCGCCGCCCCGCACCCCGTCCGCGAGGGCGCGCCGTGA